The DNA sequence AGGGCGTGGACGAGGGCACCAAGGAGGACGAAGGGGACGCGAAGAGCACCTAGGCCTACCTTCCACCGCCGTCGGGTTTTCGGGAACCGGTCCACCCCTCGGCGTCGTTCTTGTCCATGGCTGACGGTGTCCCCACGTGGGAAGAGGTCGCGCGCGACCACGGGCGCTTCCTCTACAACGTGGCGTACCGCTTGGCCGGCAATGACGACGACGCACAGGATCTGGTGCAGGAGGCGCTGCTGCGGGTCCGTAAAGGGCTCGAGCGCTACCAGCCCGGATCCCTCGAAGGCTGGCTGGCTCGGATCGTGACCAACGTGTTCCTCGACGAGATGCGACGGCGGAAGCGGCGTCCCACCGACGCGCTCCCCGACGATCCCGGCCGTGTGTTGCCACTCGCACCCGCCGCCGACGAGGTGCAGACCGGCTTGTCGGAGGAGATCCAACACGCGCTCGCGGAGCTCCCCGACGAGTTCCGCGTGCCGGTCGTGCTCTGCGACGTGAGCGACCTCTCGTACGAGCAGATTGCCGAGTCGACCGGCGTGCCGATCGGCACCGTCAGGTCGCGTATCCACCGGGGACGCCGGATGCTCCGCGCGTCGTTGACCGCCGGGGGGGTGGTTGGACCGTGACCGACCACGCCTTCCTCTCGGGGTATCTCGACGACGAGCTCACCGCGGAAGAACGCATCGAGGTCGAAGCGCAGCTCGCGGAGTCGGCCGAGCTCCGCGCCGAGCTCGACGAGGTACGTACCGCGCGCGACGCCGTGCGCGCGCTACCCCAGCGCGACGCGCCGGCCGGGTTCTGGGAGGCGGTCGTCGCGGAGGTCGAAGCCGGCGACGTGGTATCGATCGAATCCCGCCGCCGCCGTGTTCCCGTGGGCTGGATCGCGGGCGCCGCGGCGGTTGCGGCCGCGATCATCGCGGTGATCGTCGTTCCCGGACGCACGTCGGTGCGGCCGAACGTGACCGCGGTGGCCACCCAACACGGCGCGTCGAGCTCCAAGCTCGGCGACTCGATCAGCTCGCTCGCGCCCGTCGGACCGCTGGTGGGCCGACGGTGAAGCGGAGGGTCGCGCTCCTGCTGTGTGTGGCGCTGCCCACCGGCGTCGCGCTCGTGAGTGCGCTCCGTCACGCGAGTGCCGACTCGTCGTCGGCCGAAGCAGCGCGCCTTGTCGCCCGCATGCGCGACGCGCCCAGTTCGATGGAGTTCTCTGGCGTTGTACGCGTTGCATGGCGCGATAACGGCCAGCCGAACGACATCACCGTCGACATCACCGACGACCAAGGTTCGATCGAGGTGCAGTCGAGCAGGGCCCGCGTGTTCGACCGTGGCACCCGCACCTATTTCAAGGGCGAGCTCGGCTGGTCGAGCGCGCTCGTGGAGCCGAACCTGGAGAACATTCCGCCGCCTGACCACCGCTGGTCGCTCAGCGTGCGCCGGGGTCCCGCGATCGTCGGACGCCCCACGCAGCTCGTCGAGGCAACCCGACGCAACGGCGCGGCTGTGCAGCGCTTGTACCTCGATACCGACACCGGCCTGCTGCTGCGGCGCGAGGTGCTCGACGCGCGCGGGCACGTGCAGCGGTCGCTCGAGTTCCTCCAGCTCACCGTCGCGAGCGGCCCTGAGCTGCAGGCTCCGACGGGAGTGAGCGCTCGGAACGCGGTCCCGCTCGACGAGGTGCCCGCTGGTTACGAGACGACGGGCACGCCGTCGGGCTACGTGCTCGTCGGCCGTTCACGCCACCCGAACGGAGTGGAGCTCGTGTACGCCGACGGCTTGTTCTCGGTGTCGGTGCTCGAGCAGCGCGGCGAGCTCGATTGGGACGCGCTCCCACGAGGCGGCGTGGCCACCGAAGTCGATGGCAACCGCGCGCGGCGGTACTCGGAGCCCGGCGTGGATGTCATCCTCTGGGAGCACGACGGCACCGTGTTCACCGCCGTGTCGGACGCGCCAGCCGACGTGATCGATGCCATGATCGCGGGATTCTCGCCGGATCGCAGCGCGGCCGAGAAGGTCGCAGACTTCGTGCTCGGTCCGTTCGGCTGGAGCTGAGCGCCCCCAGCAACGAACCTGCGTCAGCAGTGGTCGCTATACGACCTTTGCTGACGCCGGTTGGAGGGTGGCGGGGGTGGCGCCGCCGACGCGGCGGCGACGCAGGATGCGGCGGCGTTCGCGCTCGGACGCTCCGCCCCACACACCGTGATCGATTCGATAGGTGAGGGCGTACTCGAGGCACTGCGGCCGCACCTGACACTCGTCACAGATTTTGCGGGCCTTGTCGACCCCGACGCCGTCGGACGGGAAGAACTCCGACGGGGCCAACGATCGGCACCGCGCCCGGAGCATCCATTCCTGCTCGCTGTGGTCGGGAGGGGTCATGTCGTCCATCTGCCTGCACCCCAGTGCTCGAGTGGATCAGTCGCCCTAGTAAACGGCCGCGGGACGGGTCCTGGTTCCCACGGCCTAGCCTGACAGAGTTCGAGTCGTCTGAACAGTACGCCCAGGGTCTGCGGCTTCGGGAACCCGCAGGGCTCGGCGCGACGTTTGGTGACCAACCAGCATCACTGATCGCCCCCCGAGCTCCACGAGAGGACTTTCGTGTCCGATTCGCCCGATCCCGGCGAGCCCGAGGTCCCCACCGAGGACGAGCCGGTCCTCTTGTCGGCGGGAGCAACCCCGATCGCACCGCCGCCGCCCACTCCCGAACCGATCGCGACCGGCGCCCTGGCTGCACCGCGTCAGAGGCGCGGCGCCCGCCAGGTGCTCGTCGCCGGGCTCGCCGGTGGCGTGGTGGGCGCGCTCGTGGCCGCCGGGATGTACGCGGTGTTCGACGACAACTCCACTTCGAGCGTGCGGGCACCCACGGCGAGCAACGTGATCGTGGGCCCATCCCAGCGCATCGAGCAGAACGGCGACATCGCCGCCATTCTGAAGGCTGACGTGCCCGCGGTCGTCGCGATCGTCGACGACGGCGGTCCCGACAACGGCGGCGCGGCCGGCACCGGCTTCGTGGTCACGGCCGACGGTGTGATCGTCACCAACAACCACGTGGTCGAGGGCGCCACCAAGATCCAAGCGCAGTTCTCCGACGGCACGAAGCTCACCGCCAAAGTTCTCGGTACCGCACCGAGCAGCGACCTCGCGGTGGTGAAGGTCGACGGCATCAACCTGGCCACGATCGAGCTCGGCGACTCGGATGCGGTGCAGGTGGGCGACGACGTCGTCGCGATCGGCAACGCGCTCGCGCTCGAAGGTGGCCTGAGCGTGACACGCGGCATCGTGTCCGGTCTGCATCGCGACGTGCCGACCGGGCGCAGCCAGATCCTCGGCGACGTGATCCAGACCGACGCCGCGATCAACCCGGGCAACTCGGGCGGCCCACTCGTGGACGCGCAAGGTCGCGTGATCGGCATCAACACCGCGATCGCCGATCCGTCGAGTGCGCAGAACGTTGGCTTCGCGATCCCGATCTCGCAGGTGAAGTCGTTGATCGGCACGCTGACCGAAGGGAAGCACCCGGCGTTCCTCGGTGTGTCCACCGACCCCACATCCGGCGACGACGGTGCGCTCATCAACAGCGTCACCCAGGGCTCGCCGGCGGACAAGGGTGGCATCCGGCCGGGCGACGTGGTCGTCCAAGTCGGGACCACGCCCGTTCACTCGTCTGCGGCGCTCAAGCCGGCCATCCGCCGCTACAAGGCGAGCCAGCAGGTCGACGTGCTCGTGGACCGCGACGGGAAGCGCACCACCCTGCACGTGACGCTCGGTGAGGCGACCGAAGCCGATTCGTGAGCTGGAGGATCTTGCTCGGTTGCCCGCTACGCTGACCATCATGTCGATGGAGTCCGGAGCGATCGAAGAGCAGATCCCGCCGCAGGGGCACGTGAAGGTCGTCTACCTCGGACCCGTCGCCCCGCACTGGGAGGTGCACGGCATCTTCGGTGACGGTCGCATGATCGACCAGTTCCGCCAGCGGGCCGTCGCCCGCCTCCAATTGCTCCCCCCACACGACCCGCAGTTCCGCCGCAACCGCGAGCGCGTCGCCCGCGACGCCGAGCGCGAGCACCTCATTCTCGAGTGGGACCTCGGCTACGACGAAGGGGCGTAACGGAACACGCGAGAGTTACACGTTCTCGTTCTCGTTCTCGTTCTCGTTCTCCGGTGTCGGGTGCTCGCCCGTCACCATGAAGCCCACCCGCTCGGCGATCGTCACCGCGTGGTCGGCGATGCGCTCGTAGTGCCGGCCAACGAGCGCCATCTGCACCGCGAGGAGCACCGCGGCCTCGTCGCTACTGTCGTTCGCGAGGATGTGACGGAACAGGCTCTTGGTGAGGTCGTCCATCGCGTCGTCCATGTCGGCAAGCGCGGCTGCCCATGACGGGTCGGCGTCGGCGAACGCGTCGATCGCGACGCGCGTCTGGTTGCTTGCCTGCGAACCCATGCGGTCGATGATGCCGCGCAACTTCGGGTCGAGCTGATGCGGGTAGAGGCGGCGCGTGGTCTTCGCCACGTTCACCATCAGGTCGGCGCTGCGTTCGAGCTCGTGTCCCAAGCGCATGACCGTGACGAGGAAGCGCAGGTCGGTTGCCAATGGCTGCTGGCGCGCGAGCAAGAGGAAGGTGCGATCCTCGATCGAGTGCGTGAGGTCGTCGATCTCGTCGTCGTTCTCGATCACGTGCTCGGCCGCCGCGAGGTCACCGTCGAGCAGAGCCTGTGTTCCCCCGGCGATTGCCTCGGTGGTCAGCGCGGCCAGCCTGATCACGTCGACCCGTAACTCGTCGAGTTGCTCGTGGAACGTCTTGCGCGCCTCAGCAGGAAAACTGTCGGGGAGCGGAGTGGTTGCCACGCACCCATTGTGCCCCGTACGCACCGCAGACGCGAAGCCCGTGCGGGCCGGTCCGTTCGCTCTTCACCGGTCGTTCACCTGATCGCCATTTCAGGGCAACGGTCCCGCAACACAGCGTCCCTACGATCGGCAACGACGAACGGGCTCACACGGGGCTGTTCGGACGGCCTTCGAGGCCCGGAGTGCGTGGCCGAGAGGGCGCCAACGCCAGAGAGTGTGGGGGCGGGACAAACCCCCCGGCCCGCACCCCACACGCTGGCGTTTCGCCTTCAGCTTGCGACGGGAACGCGCGCGCGGTGTCGGTCGCGACCGCGTTCATGGTGAGTGACGCGAGACGCACGACCTCGAGGGGCAGGTCACGGAGCCGCGCGGCGGGGAGCGTCGTCTGCACAGGGGTCCATCTTCGACGGAACGCTGGCCGGCCCGACGTCGCTGTTCTCAGTGTTTGCTCGTTGTTCACCTTCGCGCCACGACGCGGCTACGGCCTCGCTACGGACGGTCCGTACGATCCGACGAGATGCCACCCCCGACAAGGAGGAACTGTCCTGATGCGTCGCTCCTTCACCCGCGTGTGCGGGTTCGTTCTCGCCGCCCTCGCGCTGCCGGTGCTGGCAGTCGGCTCGGCCACCGCCGCGACCAAGACACCCACGACGACGACGGTGAAGCTGGCGTCGACGTCGCTGAGCGGCGACGGCTCCACGTTCCAGAAGGGCTTCAACGACGTCGCCATCGGCTACTTCAAGCAACAGCAGAAGGGCGTGTCGATCAGCTACCAGGGTGTGGGCTCGGGCCAGGGCCGGACCGACTTCGCCAACAAGGTGGTCGACTTCGCGGGCACCGACGCTCCGTACGCAGCCGGCGCCGCTCCCACCGACCCCTTCTTGTACTTCCCGACGGTCGTCGCACCCATCACGGTGTCGTACAACGTGTTGGGCGTGACCGGGCTGAAGCTGTCGCCCGACTCGATCGCCAAGATCTTCCAGGCGCAGATCACCAAGTGGGACGACGCAGCGATCAAGACCGACAACCCCACCGCGAAGCTGCCGAGCACGACGATCACCGTGGTGCACCGGGCCGACGGTTCGGGAACGACGCAGAACTTCACCAACTTCCTGGTGAAGGCGTCGCCGACCGTATGGACCCTCGGAACGGGCTCCACAGTGCAGTGGCCGGCGAGCACGCAGGGTGCCAGCGGAAACGGCGGGGTCGCCCAGTTGGTGAAGTCGACCGACGGTGCGATCGGCTACGTGGACTTCTCCGACGCGGTGGCGGGCGAGCTCACCTACGCGTCGATCAAGAACTCGAGCGGCAAGTACGTCAAGGCGAGCACGACGTCGGCGTCGTTGGCGCTCGAGGGCCTCACGATCAACCCCGACCTCACATTCGACCCGATCAACGCCTCGGGCGCCGCGGGATACCCGATCACGGCGCCGACGTGGATCATGGTGTACGCGACCCAGGCCGACGCCAAGAAGGGTGCCGCGCTGAAGGCGTTCCTGAAGTTCATCTACGGCACCGGTACCAACCAGGGCCAAACGCTCGCCAAGACGGTCGACTACGCGCCGCTGCCCAAGAGCGTGCTCGCCAAGGCCAAGGCCCAGCTCAGCAAAGTCATCGTCCCCACGTAGACGTTCAGCTCCCGCGTTTGTCGTGAACGAATAGATTCGGGATCGCCCGATGGCCGTCAGTGCTCCGCCGCGCCCCAGCACCCCGCCGGCCCGGACACCGGGCCTGAGCGGCGCGGACCGGCCTCCGGGCGTCGTCACCGACCGCATCTTCGGATGGCTTGCGCTCGCGAGCGGTCTGCTCGTGATGGTGATCCTGGCACTCATCGTGTACTCGACCGTCGACCACGCCTGGCCCTGGTTCGAGAAGGAAGGGCTCGGGATCTTCGCCGACAACTGGGACCCGGCACACGGCGACTTCGGCGCCGGCGCGATGGTCTACGGCACGTTCCTCGTCGGGCTGATCGCGCTCGTGATCTCGGTACCCGTCAGCGTCGGGATCGCGCTGTTCGTCACCGAGGTCGCGCCGCGCCGGCTGCGCCGTCCGGTCGTCTACACCGTCGACCTGCTCGCGGCGATCCCGTCCGTCGTGTACGGGCTGTGGGCATTCCTCGTGCTGGCTCAGCCGATCTCCGGCGTCTACGAAGACATCTCGTCGGTGACCGGTGACATCCCCGTGCTCGAGACACTCTTCGCCGATCCGAGCAAGACCGGTCTGAGCTACATGACGGCGGGCATCGTGGTCGCGATCATGATCACGCCGATCATCACCTCGATCACCCGTGAGGTGTTCGCGACGACGCCGGTTTCGTTGCGGGAGGCCGCGTACGGCCTCGGCGCCACTCGGTGGGAGATGATTCGCGGCTCGGTGTTCCCGCACAGTCGCGGTGGCGTGGTGTCGGCAGTGATGATCGGCTTCGGGCGCGCCATCGGTGAGACGATCGCGGTCGCGCTCGTCATCGGGAGCAGCCAGCAGATCAGCGCACACCTCTTCGGGCCCGGCGAGACGCTGGCAAGCATCATCGCCAACCAGTTCGGTGAGTCGACGGGCGTCTACCAGGCTGCGCTGATCGGGATGGGCGTCGTGTTGCTCGCATTCACAGTCGTCGTCGGCATGTCGGCGCGCTTCGTGATCGCGCGCTACGAACGGCGCACAGGGGCGACGGCGTGACCGCGCCGGTCGTTACCGATCGCCGGTCTCTCGTCGCGCCACGTCCCGGTTCGAGAGGCCGACGAGCGCGGAACGCGGTCGCGACCGCGCTCATCGCATTCGCGTTTCTTCTCGCGCTCGTGCCGCTCGTGTTCATCGTCGGCTACGTCGTGCAACGAGGCTCCGAGATCCTGAGCTGGAGCTTCCTCACCCAGCCGCTGCCGTTCTCGGAGCGGATACCCGGGCCGGGCATGGGTCCGGCCGTTGCCGGCACGCTCTTGATCACCGGTAGCGCTGCGTTGATGGCGATCCCGCTCGGGATCCTCGGAGGGATCTATCTGAACGAGTACGGCGCGAAGAGCCCGCTGGCACGAGTCGTCCGGTTCTTGTCGGAGGTGATGACGGGCGTCCCGTCGATCGTGATGGGCCTGTTCATCTACACGTTCGTGGTCCTGAACACCCACGAGAAGAACGCATTCGCGGGTGCACTTGCCCTCGCCTGCCTGATGCTGCCGATCGTGATCCGCACCACCGACCAGATGTTGGCGCTGGTCCCGAGCGAGCTCCGCGAGGGGAGCTACGCACTCGGGAGCAGGCGGGCCCGCACGATCCGGTCGGTCGTGCTGCCGAGCGCGGCACCCGGGATCGTGAGCGGCGCGCTCCTCGCGGTTGCCCGAGCCGCGGGAGAGACCGCTCCGCTGCTCTTCACCATCGGGCTCGTCGAAGATCACACCAACTGGAGTCTCTTCAACGGCACGAACACGGCGTTGTCGACGCAGATCTTCGCGAACGCTCGGTCGTTGTTCCCGAGCGCGCAAGACCGGGCGTGGGGAGCCGCGCTCACGCTCATCCTGATCGTGTTCGTGTTCACGATCCTCGCCCGGCTCGTGACCGCATTCTTCGGCCGTCGCCAGACGGCCTGACCCTTTGGACGAAACCCATGCTTACCGAAGAAGACCTTGCTACTAACGTCGCGGCCGTGGCGACGGTGCCGGCCGAGGAGCCGAGCGCGCAGGAGGAGCCGGCCCGCGAGCTCGTGTTCGAGTTGCACGACGTCGAGGTGAGGTACAGCGGTCACACCGCCATTCGCGAGGTTGCCCTCGACGTCGCCGCGAAGGAGATCACGGCGTTCATCGGACCGTCGGGGTGCGGAAAAACCACGGTGTTGCGTTGCCTGAACCGCATGCACGACATCACCCCCGGCGCGCAGGTGCTCGGATCGGTGAGGTACCACGGCGAAAACCTGTACGGACCCAAGGTCGACGCGGCCGAGGTGCGGCGTCGCATCGGCATGGTGTTCCAGAAACCCAATCCGTTCCCGAAGACGATCTTCGACAACGTCGCCTACGGCCCGAAGATCAACGGACGGAAGCGCTCCGAGCTGTCCGACATCGTCGAGCACGCGCTGAACCGCGCTGCGCTGTGGGACGAGGTCAAGGACAAGCTCGAGCAGAGCGGTCTTTCGTTGTCGGGCGGGCAACAGCAACGTCTCTGCATCGCACGCGCGCTCGCGGTCGAGCCCGACGTCGTGCTCATGGACGAACCCTGTTCCTCGCTCGATCCGATCGCAACCGCGCGCATCGAGGACCTCATGGAGGAGCTCAAGCGCGATTTCACGATCGTGATCGTCACACACAACATGCAGCAGGCGGCGCGCGTGTCGGATCGAACCGCGTTCTTCACCGCCGAAGTCGACGGCGAGGGACACCGGGTGGGGCGACTCGTCGAGTTCGACGTCACCGAGAGGCTGTTCACCGCACCGAGCGACCCTCGCACCGAGGGCTATATCACGGGACGGTTCGGCTGATCCGCGTCGGGGGCTTCCCGGTTCCGCGAATGGTTGTCGAGCCAGGACGCGAGCGCGAGCACCGCATACAGGACCGACAACGCGGCGGTGAACCACCGGTACTCACTCGGCGTCGGGGGTATGAGCACGGCGCACACGATCGCGGCACCGAGGAAGAAGAGCGCACGCTTGTCCATCAGAACGCTTCCAACACGAGGTACGAAAGCGCGGCTACCAGCGCGGCTCCGGGGATGGTGAAGGCCCACGCCCACACGACACGCCCGGCAACACCCCAGCGCACGGCCGAGAGCCGTTGGCTCGCGCCCACGCCCACGATTCCGCCGGTGATGGTGTGCGTCGTCGACACCGGAATACCGGCGACGGACGTGAAGAACAGCGTGCCGGCGGCTGCCGACTCCGCGCACACACCGCTCACCGGCTGGAGCCGTGTGAGCTTGGTGCCCATCGTCTTCACGATGCGCCACCCACCGGTCAGCGTGCCGAGCGCGATCGCGGTGTGGGCTGACAGCACTACCCAGAGCGGCACGCTCGCGTTCGGCCCGAGCTCCTTGGTGGCGACGAGCAACGCGAGGATTACGCCCATCGTCTTCTGGGCGTCGTTGGCGCCGTGCCCGAGGCTGTACGCGCCGGCCGACAGGAGCTGCGTGCTACGGAACCCGCGGTTCAGTCGCTCCACGCGGTGGTACCGGTGTACCAGCCACGACACACCGACCATGCTCACGAACGACAGCGCAAGGCCGGCGAGTGGCGCGAGCACGATGAACACCGCGATCGTGCGAAGTCCTTCCCACACCAGCACGCTGAACCCGGCCTTGGCCACCGCGGCGCCCACCATGCCACCGATCAGCGCGTGTGACGACGACGTGGGCAGCGCGAGGAAGAACGTGAAGAGGCTCCAGAGGATTGCGCCGATCAGCGCAGCGAAGATGACGCCGATCGACAGCACGCTCTGGTCGACCACGTCGTTCGCGATCGCGCTGGCCACGTGGGTGCCGAAGATCAGGAACGCGACGAAGTTGAAGAACGCGGCCCACGCCACCGCGAGCCGCGGTGACAGCACACGCGTCGACACGACGGTCGCGATCGAGTTGGCGGCATCGTGGAATCCGTTGACGAAGTCGAATCCGAGCGCGACGACGACAACGAAGCAGAGTGCGGCAGTCTCCACGGCGCGATTACGCGTGCTTCAAGACGATGCTCTCGACGATATCGGAGATGTTCTCGATCGCGTTCACCGAGGCCTCGATCGCCTCCACGATGTCTTTCCACTTGAGCACGGCGAACGCCTTGAAGTCGCCGGAGAAGAGGTGGGCCACCGATCGGCGGTAGATGTGATCGGCCTCGGTCTCGAGCCGGCCGATCGTCTCGAGTTCGCCCTCGACGTCGCGCAACCGGGGGAGCTTGGCAACGAGCGCGACGTTCGCCTCGGCTGCCTTCACGAGGATGTCGACGAGGTCGCGCGCTTCGGGCAGCGGCTTCTCGACTCGGTGCAGCACCAACAGCTCGGCGGCTGCCTGCATCTCGTCGACAACGTCGTCGAGCTCCTCGGCGAGCGCGTGGATGTCTTCGCGGTCGAAGGGTGTGACGAAGCTCGAGTTGAGGCGCCGGAGGATCGTGCGTGTGAGCTCGTCGCCGCGGAGTTCGCAATCGGTCACGAGGTTCACGAGCTTCTCGAGGTCGCGACTCCCGGACACGCTGCCGAGGTCGTCGGAGAACAGGTCGAGGAGCTCACGCAGACGCCGAGCGCATTCGGCCACGTTCTCGGCCGCTTCGTTGAACAGCGGGTAGAACCCGTCGTCGCGTGGGACGAGGCGGAACCGCATCGCCGAACCTCCAGGG is a window from the Acidimicrobiia bacterium genome containing:
- a CDS encoding sigma-70 family RNA polymerase sigma factor: MADGVPTWEEVARDHGRFLYNVAYRLAGNDDDAQDLVQEALLRVRKGLERYQPGSLEGWLARIVTNVFLDEMRRRKRRPTDALPDDPGRVLPLAPAADEVQTGLSEEIQHALAELPDEFRVPVVLCDVSDLSYEQIAESTGVPIGTVRSRIHRGRRMLRASLTAGGVVGP
- a CDS encoding zf-HC2 domain-containing protein, yielding MTDHAFLSGYLDDELTAEERIEVEAQLAESAELRAELDEVRTARDAVRALPQRDAPAGFWEAVVAEVEAGDVVSIESRRRRVPVGWIAGAAAVAAAIIAVIVVPGRTSVRPNVTAVATQHGASSSKLGDSISSLAPVGPLVGRR
- a CDS encoding WhiB family transcriptional regulator codes for the protein MDDMTPPDHSEQEWMLRARCRSLAPSEFFPSDGVGVDKARKICDECQVRPQCLEYALTYRIDHGVWGGASERERRRILRRRRVGGATPATLQPASAKVV
- the pstS gene encoding phosphate ABC transporter substrate-binding protein PstS produces the protein MRRSFTRVCGFVLAALALPVLAVGSATAATKTPTTTTVKLASTSLSGDGSTFQKGFNDVAIGYFKQQQKGVSISYQGVGSGQGRTDFANKVVDFAGTDAPYAAGAAPTDPFLYFPTVVAPITVSYNVLGVTGLKLSPDSIAKIFQAQITKWDDAAIKTDNPTAKLPSTTITVVHRADGSGTTQNFTNFLVKASPTVWTLGTGSTVQWPASTQGASGNGGVAQLVKSTDGAIGYVDFSDAVAGELTYASIKNSSGKYVKASTTSASLALEGLTINPDLTFDPINASGAAGYPITAPTWIMVYATQADAKKGAALKAFLKFIYGTGTNQGQTLAKTVDYAPLPKSVLAKAKAQLSKVIVPT
- a CDS encoding trypsin-like peptidase domain-containing protein; its protein translation is MSDSPDPGEPEVPTEDEPVLLSAGATPIAPPPPTPEPIATGALAAPRQRRGARQVLVAGLAGGVVGALVAAGMYAVFDDNSTSSVRAPTASNVIVGPSQRIEQNGDIAAILKADVPAVVAIVDDGGPDNGGAAGTGFVVTADGVIVTNNHVVEGATKIQAQFSDGTKLTAKVLGTAPSSDLAVVKVDGINLATIELGDSDAVQVGDDVVAIGNALALEGGLSVTRGIVSGLHRDVPTGRSQILGDVIQTDAAINPGNSGGPLVDAQGRVIGINTAIADPSSAQNVGFAIPISQVKSLIGTLTEGKHPAFLGVSTDPTSGDDGALINSVTQGSPADKGGIRPGDVVVQVGTTPVHSSAALKPAIRRYKASQQVDVLVDRDGKRTTLHVTLGEATEADS
- the pstA gene encoding phosphate ABC transporter permease PstA, translated to MTAPVVTDRRSLVAPRPGSRGRRARNAVATALIAFAFLLALVPLVFIVGYVVQRGSEILSWSFLTQPLPFSERIPGPGMGPAVAGTLLITGSAALMAIPLGILGGIYLNEYGAKSPLARVVRFLSEVMTGVPSIVMGLFIYTFVVLNTHEKNAFAGALALACLMLPIVIRTTDQMLALVPSELREGSYALGSRRARTIRSVVLPSAAPGIVSGALLAVARAAGETAPLLFTIGLVEDHTNWSLFNGTNTALSTQIFANARSLFPSAQDRAWGAALTLILIVFVFTILARLVTAFFGRRQTA
- the phoU gene encoding phosphate signaling complex protein PhoU, whose translation is MATTPLPDSFPAEARKTFHEQLDELRVDVIRLAALTTEAIAGGTQALLDGDLAAAEHVIENDDEIDDLTHSIEDRTFLLLARQQPLATDLRFLVTVMRLGHELERSADLMVNVAKTTRRLYPHQLDPKLRGIIDRMGSQASNQTRVAIDAFADADPSWAAALADMDDAMDDLTKSLFRHILANDSSDEAAVLLAVQMALVGRHYERIADHAVTIAERVGFMVTGEHPTPENENENENENV
- a CDS encoding DUF47 family protein, which codes for MRFRLVPRDDGFYPLFNEAAENVAECARRLRELLDLFSDDLGSVSGSRDLEKLVNLVTDCELRGDELTRTILRRLNSSFVTPFDREDIHALAEELDDVVDEMQAAAELLVLHRVEKPLPEARDLVDILVKAAEANVALVAKLPRLRDVEGELETIGRLETEADHIYRRSVAHLFSGDFKAFAVLKWKDIVEAIEASVNAIENISDIVESIVLKHA
- a CDS encoding inorganic phosphate transporter, with product METAALCFVVVVALGFDFVNGFHDAANSIATVVSTRVLSPRLAVAWAAFFNFVAFLIFGTHVASAIANDVVDQSVLSIGVIFAALIGAILWSLFTFFLALPTSSSHALIGGMVGAAVAKAGFSVLVWEGLRTIAVFIVLAPLAGLALSFVSMVGVSWLVHRYHRVERLNRGFRSTQLLSAGAYSLGHGANDAQKTMGVILALLVATKELGPNASVPLWVVLSAHTAIALGTLTGGWRIVKTMGTKLTRLQPVSGVCAESAAAGTLFFTSVAGIPVSTTHTITGGIVGVGASQRLSAVRWGVAGRVVWAWAFTIPGAALVAALSYLVLEAF
- the pstC gene encoding phosphate ABC transporter permease subunit PstC; its protein translation is MAVSAPPRPSTPPARTPGLSGADRPPGVVTDRIFGWLALASGLLVMVILALIVYSTVDHAWPWFEKEGLGIFADNWDPAHGDFGAGAMVYGTFLVGLIALVISVPVSVGIALFVTEVAPRRLRRPVVYTVDLLAAIPSVVYGLWAFLVLAQPISGVYEDISSVTGDIPVLETLFADPSKTGLSYMTAGIVVAIMITPIITSITREVFATTPVSLREAAYGLGATRWEMIRGSVFPHSRGGVVSAVMIGFGRAIGETIAVALVIGSSQQISAHLFGPGETLASIIANQFGESTGVYQAALIGMGVVLLAFTVVVGMSARFVIARYERRTGATA
- the pstB gene encoding phosphate ABC transporter ATP-binding protein PstB, which produces MLTEEDLATNVAAVATVPAEEPSAQEEPARELVFELHDVEVRYSGHTAIREVALDVAAKEITAFIGPSGCGKTTVLRCLNRMHDITPGAQVLGSVRYHGENLYGPKVDAAEVRRRIGMVFQKPNPFPKTIFDNVAYGPKINGRKRSELSDIVEHALNRAALWDEVKDKLEQSGLSLSGGQQQRLCIARALAVEPDVVLMDEPCSSLDPIATARIEDLMEELKRDFTIVIVTHNMQQAARVSDRTAFFTAEVDGEGHRVGRLVEFDVTERLFTAPSDPRTEGYITGRFG